One Oryza glaberrima chromosome 11, OglaRS2, whole genome shotgun sequence genomic region harbors:
- the LOC127754973 gene encoding NAC domain-containing protein 45: MVETSTSLVKLEQDGSLFLPPGFRFHPTDAEVILSYLLQKFLNPSFTSLPIGEVDLNKCEPWDLPSKAKMGEKEWYFFSHKDMKYPTGMRTNRATKEGYWKATGKDREIFNLQPTSYGGSSNNKNNKQLVGMKKTLVFYMGRAPKGTKTNWVMHEFRLHGNLHNHHPNLRLNPKEEWVVCKVFHKKQGDEAINNQQQQPQPAVDQYSAGTPNNGSSVEAGDDDDDLFQLDSIIDPSIYFSNSSAANILSAPPNMSNSVVAANYGASTTTTSTASAGSFQQQPNYYSLINKSISSSNVSSWNNMPPPPPVAGGGVHGIGSSYSLQHQAAMVKALRDVIRLPNPLGMPQYKLDGAYLWDSS, translated from the exons atGGTGGAGACTAGTACATCCCTTGTGAAATTAGAGCAAGATGGCAGCTTGTTCTTGCCTCCAGGCTTCAGATTCCATCCCACAGATGCGGAGGTAATCTTGAGCTACCTCCTGCAGAAATTCCTCAACCCTAGCTTCACCTCCTTGCCAATCGGCGAGGTCGACCTCAACAAGTGCGAGCCATGGGATCTCCCAA GCAAGGCGAAGATGGGGGAGAAAGAATGGTACTTCTTCAGCCACAAGGACATGAAATACCCGACGGGGATGCGAACCAACCGAGCCACCAAAGAGGGATACTGGAAGGCCACCGGCAAGGACAGGGAGATCTTCAACCTGCAGCCTACCAGCTATGgaggcagcagcaacaacaagaaTAATAAGCAGCTGGTTGGGATGAAGAAGACGCTTGTGTTCTACATGGGGAGAGCTCCCAAGGGCACCAAGACCAACTGGGTGATGCACGAGTTCCGTCTCCACGGCAACCTCCACAACCACCACCCAAACCTTCGTCTGAATCCCAAGGAAGAATGGGTTGTGTGCAAGGTGTTCCACAAGAAGCAGGGAGACGAAGCCATCAacaaccagcagcagcagccacagcCTGCCGTTGATCAGTACTCTGCCGGAACACCCAACAACGGCAGCTCCGTCgaagccggcgacgacgacgacgacttgtTCCAGCTCGACTCCATCATCGACCCCAGCATCTACTTCAGCAACTCATCAGCTGCCAACATCTTGTCGGCGCCGCCCAACATGTCCAATTCCGTCGTCGCTGCCAACTACGGTGCAAGTACGACGACGACTAGTACTGCTAGTGCTGGTAGCTTCCAGCAGCAGCCAAACTACTACAGCTTGATCAACaaaagcatcagcagcagcaatgtCTCCTCTTGGAATAATatgcctccacctcctcctgtaGCTGGAGGAGGAGTCCATGGAATTGGAAGCAGCTACAGCTTGCAGCACCAGGCAGCAATGGTGAAAGCCCTACGAGATGTCATTCGTCTCCCAAATCCTCTTGGCATGCCGCAGTACAAGTTAGATGGTGCTTATCTATGGGACTCATCGTAA
- the LOC127755896 gene encoding uncharacterized protein LOC127755896 — protein sequence MAAAWAAAVAVMLLLAQVSAAAPVMGPAFLWAPKNYGFSSDEAKEIVHYQTVSPKSLVKSVLEEGGWSNLVCSREDHAKSVDVAVLFLGSKLQSSDISKDKQADSTLVDTLKNSFASSEFSMAFPYIAMSDDDKLEKSLLSGFAENCNNGFGDNHITYTDTCSVSEDLNKHHNMDSIHGLVASQTKKNPSGQTDLIVFCDGGFKDNTKSEGELLSELVTLLKKSGAKYTILYASQPFGLLENPSNLPLGRYLAEKTNTTKPGRGKCDGECLVKSTLLEGSFVGIVLLIILISGLKCMMGIDTPSKFDAPPES from the exons ATGGCGGCtgcctgggcggcggcggtggccgtgatGCTCCTCCTTGCGCAGGTGTCAGCCGCGGCTCCGGTGATGGGGCCTGCCTTCCTCTGGGCGCCCAAGAACTACGG ATTCTCTTCTGATGAGGCTAAAGAAATAGTCCATTATCAGACAGTATCCCCGAAGAGCTTAGTGAAATCTGTTCTTGAAGAAGGTGGTTGGTCAAACTTGGTG tgtTCAAGGGAGGATCATGCAAAGAGTGTTGATGTTGCAGTTCTTTTTCTTGGCTCGAAG CTACAATCGTCAGACATTTCTAAAGATAAGCAAGCTGATTCTACTTTAGTAGACACGCTGAAG AACTCCTTTGCAAGCTCCGAGTTTTCCATGGCATTCCCCTACATTGCCATGTCAGATGATGACAAATTGGAGAAGTCATTGCTATCTGGGTTTGCTGAGAATTGCAACAATGGTTTCGGAGATAATCATATCACCTACACAGACACCTGTTCTGTAAGTGAAGATCTGAACAAACATCACAACATGGATTCCATTCAT GGATTGGTGGCATCACAAACTAAAAAGAACCCGAGTGGACAGACTGATCTGATTGTCTTCTGTGATGGTGGTTTCAAGGATAACACAAAATCAGAAG GGGAGTTGCTTTCTGAGCTGGTTACTCTGCTGAAGAAGTCTGGAGCTAAATATACGATTCTTTATGCTTCTCAGCCCTTTGGTTTGCTAGAGAACCCTTCAAACCTACCATTAGGCAGGTACCTCGCAGAGAAGACCAATACTACTAAACCTGGCCGTGGAAAATGTGACGGGGAGTGCTTAGTAAAATCAACTCTGCTGGAAGGAAGCTTTGTT GGAATAGTGCTGCTGATCATCTTGATATCAGGACTCAAATGTATGATGGGAATTGATACCCCATCAAAGTTCGACGCTCCCCCGGAATCATAA
- the LOC127754046 gene encoding uncharacterized protein LOC127754046: protein MEAAVATPSLLFSSPTPRRPSSCLPPPPPCSSSSSSYASHGFKLLQPQLLFINRLTSRNSNGSSRRSISILSLRCSSSGTDSASSSATSERWVLEPAGDGDWRHIGYRVARPGGFQIASEAAVTVGRVPEQADIVLSVATVSGTHARLEKKEGSLLVTDLESTNGTYINERRLTPGFPTPIDPGSLLIFGDIHLAMFRVSKMIVDVSSDTNGAEQEAETAQVSAATQQTN from the exons ATGGAAGCAGCAGTGGCTACTCCTTCCTTGCTCTTCTCTAGCCCAACCCCCAGGAGGCCTTCCTCCTgcttgcctcctcctcctccttgcagcagcagcagcagcagctacgcCTCCCATGGTTTCAAGCTGCTGCAGCCGCAGTTGCTGTTCATCAATCGGCTAACCAGCAGAAACAGCAACGGGAGTAGCAGAAGAAGCATTTCCATTTTGTCGCTGAGGTGCTCTTCCAGTGGCACTGACAGCGCGTCTTCTTCCGCCACTTCAGAAAGATGGGTTCTCGAGCCTGCAG GAGACGGCGATTGGCGTCATATCGGGTACCGCGTCGCACGACCCGGCGGCTTCCAGATAGCATCC gaggcggcggtgacggtgggtCGGGTTCCTGAACAGGCTGACATCGTCCTGTCTGTCGCAACAG TTTCTGGGACGCACGCACGGCTGGAGAAGAAAGAGGGGAGCTTGTTGGTAACAGACCTGGAGAGCACGAATGGCACCTACATCAACGAGAGGCGCCTCACCCCGGGTTTCCCCACTCCCATCGATCCCGGCAGCCTCCTCATTTTTG GTGACATCCACCTGGCCATGTTCCGTGTCTCCAAGATGATCGTCGATGTGTCCAGTGACACCAATGGAGCTGAGCAGGAAGCTGAGACGGCTCAAGTATCAGCGGCAACTCAACAAACCAATTAG
- the LOC127755597 gene encoding 40S ribosomal protein S16: MAAALTRPPPGTVQCFGRKKTAVAVSYCKPGRGLIKVNGVPIELIRPEMLRLKAFEPILLAGRSRFKDIDMRIRVRGGGKTSQIYAIRQAIAKALVAYYQKYVDEASKKEVKDIFARYDRTLLVADPRRCEPKKFGGRGARARFQKSYR; encoded by the coding sequence atggccgccgcgctcACCCGCCCGCCGCCAGGCACAGTCCAGTGCTTCGGGCGCAAGAAGACGGCGGTGGCCGTCTCCTACTGCAAGCCGGGGCGCGGGCTGATCAAGGTGAACGGCGTCCCGATCGAGCTGATCAGGCCGGAGATGCTCCGCCTCAAGGCGTTCGAGCCCATCCTGCTCGCGGGGAGGTCACGCTTCAAGGACATCGACATGAGGATCCGCGTCCGCGGCGGAGGGAAGACGTCGCAGATCTACGCGATCCGCCAGGCCATCGCCAAGGCCCTCGTCGCCTACTACCAGAAGTACGTCGACGAGGCGTCCAAGAAGGAGGTCAAGGACATCTTTGCCCGCTATGACCGCACTCTACTCGTCGCCGACCCCAGGCGCTGCGAGCCCAAGAAGTTCGGTGGTCGCGGCGCCCGCGCCAGGTTCCAGAAGTCGTACCGTTGA